From Faecalicatena sp. Marseille-Q4148:
TATCTGTATTTCTCTTTCCAAACCATCCGTCATCAAGAACAAAGAGTTCAATTCCAAGTTCTTTTGCCTGACTTGCAAGCCGTACAATCTTATCTTCATTGAAATCAAAATAAGTTGCTTCCCAGTTGTTGATCAGGATTGGGCGTTCTTTATCCCTCCACATTCCTCTTGCAAGTCTTGTCCGGTATAATTTATGGAATGTCTGACTCATCTTGTTGCTTCCCTGATCAGAGTAAACCATAACTATTTCAGGTGTCTGGAATGCTTCACCGTCTTTTAATTCCCAGCGGAACTCATTTGGATGAATTCCCATAATGACTCTTGTTACGTCATATGTATCTACTTCTACCTGTGCAAGGAAATCACCGCTGTACACAAGGCTGAATCCCATTGCCTCTCCACTAAATTCATCTGCATGTTTTCTCTTTAACATGATAAACGGGTTAAACTGATGGCTGCTGCATCCCCGCATACTATAAATCCCCTGTATTCCATACTCCAGTTCTCTTGTATGTACATGTCTTTCACGAATCCAGGAGCCTGCCAGCTCTGTCATCTCATACTCCTTATCCGGAAGATCAAGGCAGCCGCTCATACAGTTCAGAAGTGTAATCCCTTCCGGATGTCTGCAGACAAATTTTGCATTTCTTGTGATAACCGGCATCTCATTATAAATTGTGTAGGATAAAATAATCTGTGTGTGAAGCAGTTTATCTTCAAGTACAAGTTCAAGCGTATCTGCCTCTGTCTCATTTTCTACATAAGTTGCCGGAAGCCCTTCCAAATTCTTCTTACCTTTGAAAATATTGTGGCTTACATATTTAAAATCAACAGCCCGGCTTCCATCTTCTCTCTCCAGCTCAAACGCCGGATATCTTGTATCGCCGGAACCATATGTTGGATATTCCTGGCGAAGATGCTCAAGTGAAAATTTACTTTCCCCATCAAACGGATACGGCGCCATATCTCTTCTGGCGTATTCAATCAGATATCCAAAATCTTCTCTGTCATTTAAGCGTCTGCCGTAGTAAACATGTCCCGGCTGCCCATTTCTCATAATTTTGATAATGTAACTGATCTCAGCGTTATAAAGGTGAAATTCTTTTGTTTGTTCATGAAATATAATTGGCATAATCTTATATTCTCCCTATACTTGACTTTTCTCATGCTTCCTTTTATTCTAATAGTAACTATGATGAATTCTTTATTTCAGAATACGATAGGAGTGTTTCCCAAATGAAAATAAATAAATTCTACAACACTGCTGATTTCCAGTGCCTTGACAATATCGACCATCAGACAAATGATCTTTATCTGACACGATGTGGAATCCAGCACTGCCCTCCCAACTACTCATGGGGGCCGAAAAAACGTCCTCAGTACCATCTGCATATTGTACTTGATGGAAAAGGCTATTTTGAAATTGACCACAATATTTATCATTTGGAACGCGGACAGATCTTTCTGATTCCTCCGAATGTTGTATCCCGTTATTACTCTGACAATAAGAATCCGTGGACTTATGCATTTATCAGTTTTCAGGGAAATAAATCCTCTCTCTTTGCAAAACAGGCTGGATTTACTGCTTCGCCTTACATTCGTGACTGTATTGCCAAACCGGAAGAGTATCTTGCACTAATTGAAAAAATGTTGGAAACAACTCAGCTGACTATTACAAATGAACTCTACCGCGCCAGTTATCTTTTTTCTTTTTTTGCACTCTTAACTTCCACAAGTCGATATTCTCAGGAGATCAAATCACATCATGATTATCTTCCGAGTACTTACTTTGAGCATGCCCTCAAATACATTGAACTGAATTATCAGCAAAACATACATATCCAGGATATTGCAGACTATATCGGAATTACCCGTTCTTATTTATTTCATCTGTTTAATAAAGAATTAAAAATGTCACCCAAAAAGTATCTTCAAAATTATCGTATTGAAAAAGCAAAGTATTATCTTGCTTCTACCGATATTTTCGTTAAAGATATTTCTCGCACGGTTGGCTATGAAGATCCTCTGGCATTTTCCAAAATTTTCCGGAGTGCTACCGGATATTCCCCTTCTGAGTACCGCAAATATAAGTCGGAGGCTTCGAAAAATTGATCTGTATTCTTTAATTAAAATTATATTGAACAGATATAATTATCAAATGGAAAAATGACTAATTTACATGCAAATATGTCAAACCTTCGGCATTTTAAACAAAAAAATCAGTCATAGCGTCTGGACTTCGTCATTCCAGATACTATGACTGATAAATAACATATTAGACAATCTCTGCTTCTGACAGACATTGCCGCTGCAGTATCGTTACTGCTTGTTTAAAATATATTGCAGAAATGC
This genomic window contains:
- a CDS encoding alpha-galactosidase, translated to MPIIFHEQTKEFHLYNAEISYIIKIMRNGQPGHVYYGRRLNDREDFGYLIEYARRDMAPYPFDGESKFSLEHLRQEYPTYGSGDTRYPAFELEREDGSRAVDFKYVSHNIFKGKKNLEGLPATYVENETEADTLELVLEDKLLHTQIILSYTIYNEMPVITRNAKFVCRHPEGITLLNCMSGCLDLPDKEYEMTELAGSWIRERHVHTRELEYGIQGIYSMRGCSSHQFNPFIMLKRKHADEFSGEAMGFSLVYSGDFLAQVEVDTYDVTRVIMGIHPNEFRWELKDGEAFQTPEIVMVYSDQGSNKMSQTFHKLYRTRLARGMWRDKERPILINNWEATYFDFNEDKIVRLASQAKELGIELFVLDDGWFGKRNTDNCSLGDWYPNFEKLPDGITGLAKKVEEMGMKFGLWFEPEMTNKDSDLFRAHPEWLLADLRRDYCHSRNQYVLDFSKQEVVDYIYKQMHKILREAPVSYVKWDMNRAFSEVFSNGNDRAYQGKVRHKYILGVYSLYERLTQEFPHILFESCASGGARFDPGMMYYAPQAWTSDNTDAVDRIKIQYGTSLAYPLSSMGSHVSASPNHQVRRATSLDMRANVAYFGTFGYELDITKLPEEELEEMKKQIAFMKENRGLIQKGTFYRLQSPFENNSSAWMVVSEDKSEALVAYFRIAQPANGKFERIYLKGLDISGVYEVKEHSGANMNYGMFGGDELMYAGMSVSDSAAGLAGVAWEIQGDNFSRLFQLKKCDR
- a CDS encoding AraC family transcriptional regulator — encoded protein: MKINKFYNTADFQCLDNIDHQTNDLYLTRCGIQHCPPNYSWGPKKRPQYHLHIVLDGKGYFEIDHNIYHLERGQIFLIPPNVVSRYYSDNKNPWTYAFISFQGNKSSLFAKQAGFTASPYIRDCIAKPEEYLALIEKMLETTQLTITNELYRASYLFSFFALLTSTSRYSQEIKSHHDYLPSTYFEHALKYIELNYQQNIHIQDIADYIGITRSYLFHLFNKELKMSPKKYLQNYRIEKAKYYLASTDIFVKDISRTVGYEDPLAFSKIFRSATGYSPSEYRKYKSEASKN